DNA from Eucalyptus grandis isolate ANBG69807.140 chromosome 5, ASM1654582v1, whole genome shotgun sequence:
caattgcatttccccaagtagcTTTGGGTTTTCGgtatttgcattggactcaaagcccattgcaaatgtTGAATCAAATGCAGCCTttatcttcttccctttcaccgTATCAGGAGgagattttcttctttggccaccCTCATTGTCGGCGATTCCGAGTGTCTCCCACCAGGAGTAACCCTAGGGCTTATGCATGTCACCCCCTCGCTGGAATGTTCATAGACACATTGCAGGTTTTGTGCATTTGCGAGTATTAGTTGTTGAAAAAGTTCATTTTTCGTAATTTGATCCTAAGAATTGTTAGTATTTGGCCTATAGAAACAACAAAATAGAAAGTGAAGGCGAGAAAGAGAAATCGagatataaaatttattatgatttaCCCTTAAATTAGAGTTATATCTAAGAGAGAATTCCGCTATAATTTGTAGCTCCCATCTCTCTATTACAACCTCCTtacaagaaaaagagattaTATAGGCAGCATAAACTATTCATGGACCCAAGTGCAAATTACCAATGCAATACAAGCTCGAATTATGAAACCCCTCTGGTGGCCGAAGGTGCTGCCCTCTAAATCCCTGCCCATTGGCCAAAGAGTAGGACTCGAACCTTCTTGTTGATGAGAGTATGAACTACAGTCCAACAAGAATGTTAACATTTTCAAGATTTCTGAAAGATGCGACAAATATTGAATGGAAGCtattccattttaaaaaaacacACGTAATGAATCTCAATTAAATAGCGCCCTAAGAGAAGTGTTTTAACATTAtccttttaaagaaaaaaaggaaaaataccgTGGACCGCAACCTTGGAAAAACCAAGTCTACTGGAATGCCGCGAAATTCCAGCTTTAAACTAATGAAGCAAGCTCGTCTTCAGGTCCCTGGTTTTTATGAGCACGGCTTCTTTGACCAAATTCTATCTTTGAACTTCTAGAGGCGCCGAGACCAGTCAAACAGTCGATAGCTTCTCTGCCGATGAAGAAAGCTATACATCTCAAATCGCATGCTTACATTCAATCATGCCAACTTCAACGCGAATAGCCCTAATCAACGGATATCATCAGACAAAATGATTCTAATGTTATGTCAAACTTGACATTGTATTGGACATATCGAGTGTGTAGATGACATAGGATATCACGATCAATGTTTGGAGGCTTACACCCGCTTTTGCTCGAAGCCCTTGAGCTCTTTGCACGAGAAAGGGTGGATGGTCACGGACGCGAGATCAAGATCATCATCCGTAGAAGCTGAACTTTTACGTGGCCGGATGATTCATCAGTGATGTGATAGACAATAAAAATTATGTCGCTATTTATCCTCGTGTCATTTTTAATACCCTGCTTGACTGGTAAATGGGCAATATCGTTCCCGTGTCATCAGTGATGTGATAGACAATAAAAATTATGTCGCTATTTATCCTCGTGTCATTTTTAATGCCCTGCTTGACTGGTAAATGGGCAATATCGTTCCCGTGTCATTTTTAATGCCCTGCTTGACTGGTAAATGGGCAATATCGTTCCCAAATTTTCCAAGGGAATCTCTGACGCAAGAGGCTTTGCAACTCCTACGTTAAAACAAGTCCAAGTCCTCAAAAAGACCGGCACGGCACTTTAGTCATCGCTATACCATTTCGATTCCTCTATTTAAGGAAGCCTTTGGTAATGAGCTGAAGCACCAAGCTTGAACAATAGGCCCTGCTGCCCGTTCGTTTCCCCAGTATCACAAAAGATGAGGGCCTTCACGAAACTGTCCatcccctctttcttcttcctgctGATTAGCTGCTCGACTCTTGCTCGGGCGGCTAGGTTTGACGTCACCAACAATTGCCCCTACACCGTGTGGGCCGCTGCTGTCCCAGGTGGCGGGAGGCAGCTCGACCAAGGCCAGACATGGCCCCTCGATGTCGCCGCCAGCACGACGGAAGCGCGGATCTGGGCCCGCACCAACTGCCGCTTTGATGGGGCCGGCCAGGGGAGCTGTGAGACTGGCGACTGCGGTGGGCTCCTCCAGTGCCAGGCCTATGGTGTGTCCCCCAACACGCTGGCCGAGTTCTCCCTGAACCAGTACATGAACCAGGACTTCATCGACATGTCGCTCATTGAGGGGTTCAACGTCCCGATGGAGTTCAGCTCGACCTCTGGCGAGTGCAACCGGGTGATCAAGTGCACGGCCGACATCATAGGGCAGTGCCCGGCTGCACTGAAGGTCACGGGCGGGTGCAATGGGCCGTGCCCAA
Protein-coding regions in this window:
- the LOC104443781 gene encoding protein P21; protein product: MRAFTKLSIPSFFFLLISCSTLARAARFDVTNNCPYTVWAAAVPGGGRQLDQGQTWPLDVAASTTEARIWARTNCRFDGAGQGSCETGDCGGLLQCQAYGVSPNTLAEFSLNQYMNQDFIDMSLIEGFNVPMEFSSTSGECNRVIKCTADIIGQCPAALKVTGGCNGPCPIFKTDEYCCNSGSCGPTDYSRYFKDRCPDAYSYPKDDATSVFTCPGGTNYKVVFCP